GCAACTGGCTGTTGCCCAGTGGGTGCCAACTATTCTGAAAATACAAAAGGGGAACTTACATACCAGACCACACCCACAAACCCACTTGCTTATTTTGGTATGCAATTGGTTTTTACTTTCCAATGCCTCATTTTGCACATAAAAcagcctgtttttaaaaataaaaccatttattTGTATACCCAAGGAAAACTTGTGGTAAGAGTCACAAAGGAATAAAGAATTAGGCTCACAGAATACACAGGAGGTTATACAGTTGACACATAGAAATAAGTGTGCAGAATATACATGAAATTGTGCAGACTAATAATACCAACAGGAAGCAACAATAGGACATTAACATAAGGCTGGCGACAGATGTTGTCAGGCcctggactctgtgtgtgtgtgcgcacgtgtaTGCGGGGAGGGGCTCTCCTGTGGCCCCCGGGGAGGAAtgttgggcagaaggggcaggctgtTCAGTGCCTTCTGATTTGTTCAAAGGCCTGTAAATGAAGCAGTTGTAAGAGAGGGAAAGCCTTGCAAACTTACCCTGCTGAGCAATCACATTGAATTACTGGATCAAAGTCAACAGACGGGCATTACATCAAGGCTCTGCCATTTCACAAGAATACAGCAAAATTCACACAAGAGGGATATTCATACTTTAGGCGATTTCCTGACCCAAGTCACTGCCTCAAAGTACTGCATTCAATTCTGGTTCACTTTTATTAGCAGTTCAACTATGTCTCTGCATAAGGCACAGATAGACATCAATGCTAAGGAACTTGGCAAAGGATCACAGGAGGGATCTAAGGTATCTGAGTAATTCTATTGTGAAATGAAGAATTTAAGTGAAAATTAGTAAGAATTTAAATTATAAGTTCTGACTGAATGAAGAGGAAACTGGATCAGGTTCTCAACTATagctctgtcttctcttttatGGAGAAGCATATCTGCCAAAGAAGAGTATGCTTTGTGTTGGTTTGTGACGAATGAAGAAAAGGAAAGGGTGGTCAGCATTAAAATCCTCTTCCATAAGCATGCAGAAATTAGcaatggcagcagtggcagctgcagcTTCTGTACCTTCTTCATTCACGTCTATGAAAGACTTGTGTACAATTTGGGAGAGAAAGAGGTTTCGTGCACCTGACATTCCAGACAAGTCAGCCTTGCCACAGTCAAATATATCCTGGAGGCCAAGACCAGTTAACGCTGATTTAAGGTCATAGCTGTCTTCCAGCTTAAATTTAGGCAGATGCACATGAGTATCAATGGGGTGCATATTTTGTGGTTGTGTCCATTCCTGAAGCTTTTCTAAGGTGAGCTGCTTCTCTAGCTGGAATTATAAGCACAGAGATCATTAAATTGTGAAGTAACATTCTGACATACCACCAATGTAAAAGTATTTCTCttccaaaaacatttaaaattcagtATTGAAAACACTGTCTATAATGGGATACAAAGTAAAGTGAATACAGATATAAAAGGTAAGACTCCAATCTTCCCTACCTCTATACAAATCCACatttaataattatattaaatCCCATGAAGTTGTTGCAAATTTACATCCCAGTAACCAACTTCAGAATCTGATCCAAAGTATCCAATTTTAAATCACAGATTTTTGCTTTTTGTTGCTCTGTAGAAAGGACTTATAGAAATCTGTActagtaacttaaaaaaaaaaagtcctatcCCTTCATCTAACTTCTGGGAACTGTTAAGTCACTAAAACCTGATAATGAAAATAATTAACAATCACTGAAgagacatctacacagcagtgcttaactcaaaataagctacgcagcttgagctatgctaattgcgtagcttaagtcgaaatagcttattttgaatctggttatgtctacacagcagttattttgaaatagagcactcttcctccgatttccactaatcctcataaaatgagggttacaggagtcagagtaagaagtcctccagctggacattattttgaaattatgttgaaataactgcttgtgtgtagatgcacactttgttattttgaaataataccctCTTTGACCCTTCAGTAATGATGATCAGCTTCACCATTTGAAAGCACATATAAGACGACTTCCAAAGTAGCTAAAAGAAAAACTCCCATCATTTAAAAAGAATCCAGTTTATTGTATGTAAActattttttatttcactttgtcaaccactccagGCAAACCACCTATGTCACCAGAAGGGAGaggattagcagagcatccactaCACTCACCCAACTTGAGAAGATCCCCCCTACTTTGAACTAACCCTATTGTGGGTAGTTACTCAGTCTCCACAGCCAGATTCCTCCAACAAGCATGGCACAAAGCAGATGCAGTGTCCCATAGAAACCATACTATTTGGTCAGTAAAACCCCTCTACACTTTGAAAATAAAGAATAATAATGATTAAGCAATTGAGGACTATCAGAGGATGGTGATAACTGGAAACAGCAGGATTTTCCCCTTATTAATTCTTATTCTTTACTGTTCTATTGGTAGGATGAACAGGTGAAGGCATAATGTTGAAGCCTACAATTTGTGGCCCTCAAGGGGTAAAAGGCAGACTAAAACCAAGGTTTTGTATTACATGAAAACTGAAATTAAACTGAAGGAGAAATTGAGACTGGTTTGTATAAATCACCTTCTGGAGCCCAGTGGAGTCATCATTAATGTCATCGGGTAACAAGATGATCATGCTAAGATCTTTTCCATCATAAGGAAGCTCTAACATGCGGCATTTCAGCTCTGAGATATACCCAAAAGGGAATTTTTCTTTCTGATACATCATTTGCAcaggctttttttctttcttgatggtttataaaaaaatacagaaaaaaaaaattaaattaacattTTTCATAAACTGAGATAACactaacaagttaaaaatcagatTTCCTTACCTATGTTAATTAACAATAACTTAGATCAAAAACTGACTTAAAAACTAAATTGCTTTTCACTCTATGATTtactccctctgctccccttaGTTGTCTTAGGCAATGAAAGCGCATTCAGGTCAGATTCACTAATGCTTGATTAATTAACAGTTCTTTGATTATGTAGTGCTATATAAATGCTAAGTACTATTATTTTCAGTTTTGCTTTTGATTTCTCTTACCTAACATAATGCTTACTTCTTTGATTGCAGAAATTAACCTAGATTCTTCATTCAATTGTAGCTCCTCTAAGCTCCTCCAATAGCAAGAGGGGCCACAAACTGTACTGATGGCCTTTGTAATAGCTATCTCTAGGTACTGTAGAACTCTAGATTTGCTCTGCATGGTCTATGGGTGCCAACCCCCCATGACTCTTGTGGAATGTCCAGGAATTAAtccttaattaaagattatgtcatgcgCTGACACCTtcaggaatatgtccaaccaaaattaGCAACCCTAGTATGGTTCCTCCCATGGTTACAGGCACAAGAGGCACAGCCTTGTGCAAAGTAAATGGTGATTCAGCCATGCTCAGTTAGCATAACTGCTTCCTGGGAGACATTAAAAGTACAACATAAAGCTCTAAATTGTGTTTGGGGAAAACAGGTCTCTCTCCAGAGATGGTGTATGTGAGGGGCACATATAGCTTAATACCACATTTTCCTACACTCTCCCATTCCTAAAGAAAATGGAGGAGCAATGAAACACAGAGTCTAGGCCATTGCAGGGAAATCATTTATATCCAAACAAAAACTGTTTGaataaaatttaaaagaaaacaagccaTGAAAATATTTCTATTCACATTtagtttgtaatttttaaaaattttataaaAACTTTAATTATAGGCCTAAATTCCCCACCAGCTTCCATTTATAGATATTTCACTACAAGCAAAAAAGATAACAGCACATTATCACATTACCTTATTTAATCGAAATTGCATTTCTTTCGTGTTTGTTTCCTTAAATTTCTCAGCCCAACTTCCCTTGAAATAAATAGCATTCACCAACACTAGTTTGGTCGTACTATTCACTGAGCTCTCAGACAACAGTTTGGGGATTTTACCTTCAAAGTAATAAAAAGTCATTAcaacattattttacatttttaaaaaatccactgtCTTAATTCAAGAAAAGACTTCTGATTTTCCCCCCAAAACAAATACAGTATATTTAAGCACCCATCTCCGTTGTATTATATTACATTATGCTGCGTTCCTCAGCAACATTCCATATATAATAAGTTCACAAAAGTGTAAATCCTTACAGCCtaaattttcagaaatgcatcatTTGTGCGTGCTCaatggggcctgattttcaaaaagtgTTAAAGCATATGCCATCTGGCAATAGGGCTTCTTTAATGTACTTACAGTAGGGCACCCAAAATTTAGATAAATGCAAGTTctacctttctagtccagcaccctcaggacctgactcgTGCTGAGCCCAAGAATTTGCCTAAtgacaggaggtcaatattgtctagtagtgttg
The DNA window shown above is from Pelodiscus sinensis isolate JC-2024 chromosome 2, ASM4963464v1, whole genome shotgun sequence and carries:
- the LOC102448699 gene encoding leukocyte elastase inhibitor, producing MEKLSNANTQFALELFRKLNETNPTGNIFFSPLSISAAVAMVVLGARGNTETQLLKTLHFDVVEELHSRVQTLTSDINRSGAPYLLKLANRLYGEKTYSFLEDFLTKTQKLYRADLATVDFLHASDEARKQINQWVGEQTEGKIPKLLSESSVNSTTKLVLVNAIYFKGSWAEKFKETNTKEMQFRLNKKEKKPVQMMYQKEKFPFGYISELKCRMLELPYDGKDLSMIILLPDDINDDSTGLQKLEKQLTLEKLQEWTQPQNMHPIDTHVHLPKFKLEDSYDLKSALTGLGLQDIFDCGKADLSGMSGARNLFLSQIVHKSFIDVNEEGTEAAAATAAIANFCMLMEEDFNADHPFLFFIRHKPTQSILFFGRYASP